The following is a genomic window from Fusobacterium sp. IOR10.
TTTGTTATGAAAATATTAAACTTAAATTAAAATGTATACAATAAAACAATAAAATATGGTATAGTAGTACATAAGATATATAAAGAAAGCAGGAGGAATTTTATGCTAAGTGGAAGAAAAAATATAAGTGATTACATATATGAAAGTATAAAGGAAGAATTTGTCTCTGGAGGATTAGAATTTGGAGATAAGATAGTAGAGCTAGATTATTGTAAAAAATTAAATGTAAGTAGAACTCCTTTAAGAGAAGCAATAAAAAAATTAGAAATAGAAGGAATAGTTGAAAGATCCTTAAATGGCCGTATAAAAATTATGGATATGGATGAAAAAAGAATTAGAGAAATGGCCAAAATAAGAATGGCTTTAGAGGATATAATTTTAGAAAATGTAGGGAAAAGTGATAAATTAGATGAGGCAATAAAAGAATTGAAAGAGAATTTAAGATTTACCAAATTTCAAATTGCTTCTAAAAATTGGAAAGAAGCAAGAAAATTATTTGGAAAATATAATGATATTTTGTATGAATATTCAGAATTAGAATTTACTATAAAGATTTTAAATTCTTATACTTTTATTTTATCGAAACTTAGAAAAAAAGCATTAACAGAAAATCAAAGAGTTAAAGAAGCCTATGAAGAACATGTGACCATGATAGAATTATTAGAAAAAAGAAAAATTCAAGAGGCAAAGGAATTAAATAGAAGTCATTTGTATTCTTCAAAAAGTGCAATTATAAAATATTTTAATAATAAAAAAAAATTAAAGATTAATAATGAATAAAGAAATCAGAGGTTTTCAACCTTTGATTTTTTATTTTCAATCTATAATAGAACAATTAAGAAGAAAATAAAACTTTATCACTTGAAAAAATATTGTTAATTGAAAAAAATAAACTTGACAAAATAGATGAAATAAAATACAATCACTTTAAGGATAAATGTATACAATTACACAAATATGAAGTGTGGTTGAACATAATGTTAAATATAAGTAAAATATATGTATTTTAAGGAGGAATTATGGGGTTTAAAAATGTAAGAAATGTATTGCTTGTTTCTGCAATGGTTGGGCTATCTGCAGTAAGTTTTGGTAAAATGAAACGTATTGACGGCTATCCTAAAAGACCAGTTGAAATGGTTGCACCAGGTGGAGCAGGTGGAGGTTGGGATTTAACAGCTAGAACAGTTTCAAAAGTTTTAAAGGATGAAAAAATAATTACAGTTCCTACACCAGTTGTAAATAGACCAGGTGGAGGTGGAGGTGTAAACTTAGCCTATATGCAATCAAAAAAAGGAAATGGACAAATGTTATCTATTTATTCACCACCTTTAATATTAACTAAATTAACAGGAACATCAGAATATGGATATAAAAATACTACACCAATAGCTGGATTAATTGCTGATTATGGAGCATTTGTAGTAGCAAAAGATTCTAAATTTACAAACATAACTCAAGTTATGGATGCTTTGAAAAAAGATCCTAAAAGTGTAAAAGTTGGAGGTTCTTCTTCTGCTGGAAGTATGGATCACATTCAATTTTTACTTATGGCTAAAGCTGCAGGAGTTAAAAATTTAAAGGAAATTGATTATGTAAGTTTCCAAGAATCAGGAGTAACTCAAATTTTAGGAGGACATATTGATTTATTTACAACTGGATTATCAGAAGTAAAAGGATTAATGGCATCAGGAAATTTAATAGCTCTAGCATCAACAGCTGACAGAACAGTTAATGGAGTACCTAGTTGTAAAGAACAAGGTATAGATGCAACTTTTGTAAACTGGAGAGGAATTTTTGCAAATCCAGGTGTTGAAAGTAATGTAGTTGAATACTGGACAGAAGCTATGAAAGAAATGGTTAAAACAAAATCATGGAAAGAAGCTTTAGTTAGAAATGGTTGGGATGACAACTTTATGGTTGGAGAAGAGTTTGTATCATTCTTAGCTAAACAAGAAGAAGATTCAAAAGGAATATTAGAAGAAATTGGAATGTTAAAAAACTAGATAAATAAAAATAGATTATTCCGTGGATAAATTTTTCACGGAATAATTTAAGAATAATAAATTAATGCAATTTTATTATTCTTAAATTATAAAATTTATAATTGTTTTTAAGATTTTTATTTATTAAATTATAAGGAGAAAAATTATGACAGGAATTATTTCAATAGTTTTAGGAGTTCTTTATTTGTTTGGAATGATGCAAATAGAGAATGCTGCAATTGGGCATCCTCATGCACCAATTTATTTTCCAGCAGCTTTGGGAATAGGGATGATAATATTAGGAATAGTACAATTAATTAAGGATAAGAAGATTAGTGTAACTCAATATACAACTGATAAAACTATCCCGATGATATTAAAAACAGCAGGAATAATAATTATTTATGCTCTTTTATTTGTTCCAGCTGGTTACGTTATCTCTACAATGGTATTTATGTTTATGATGTTATACTTGTTCAATGGTAAAGATAAAATGAAAAGGACAATAATAACAACAATTGTTTTTAGTATTTTAGTATATGTTGTGTTCTCAAAATTACTAGGGGTTTATTTACCAGTAATGCCATTCATATACATTTAAAATAGGAGGTAGAGTTTAATGGATACATTAGGATTTTTAATGCAAGGAATGGGTGTAGCTTTACAACCTATGAATTTATTTTGGGTTACTTTAGGTGGAGTATTAGGAACAATAGTAGGAATGTTACCAGGCCTAGGACCTGCAACAGGAGTTGCTATTTTATTACCAATGACTTTTTCAATGGGACCAGAATCAGCAATGATTACAATGGCAGGTGTATATTATGGAGCTATGTATGGAGGATCAAGAAGTTCGATTTTAATAAATACTCCTGGAGATGGTGCTGCAGTTGCTGCAACATTTGACGGTTATCCAATGGCAAAAAATGGAAAAGCTGAATCAGCTTTAGCAATATCAGCAATAGCATCATTTTTTGGTGGAGGAATAGCAATTATATTTATGGTGTTTTGTGCCAATGCAGTAGCTCAATTCGCTTTAGAATTTGGTCCATCAGAATATTTTATGCTAATGGTTTTTGCTCTAGTAGCAACAGCTGCAATGTCTAGAGGAAATATGGTAAAAGGATTTATTTCAATGATTATAGGGCTTATGATATCAACAGTTGGATTGGATGCTCTATCTGGAGTTCAAAGATTTACATTTGGAATAATGGAGCTTCAAGGTGGAATAGACTTTTTAGTAGTTATCATAGCTATATATGCTTTAGGAGAAGTTTTTAAAAGTTTTAAAAATGTAAATAAGAAAAAAGTAAAAATGCAAACTAAATTTGGTAAAATTTGGATTACTAAAGAAGAATGGAAAAGAACAAAATGGCCAATTCTTAGAAGTGCTCCTTTAGGTTTCTTCATTGGAGCTCTTCCTGGTGCAGGTGGAACAATGGCATCATTAATGGCATATAATAATGAAAAACAACTATCTAAAAATCCAGAAGATTTTGGAAAAGGTGAAATAGTAGGACTAGCTGCTCCTGAATCAGCTAACAATGCAGCTTCAGTAGGAGCTTTTATTCCAATGCTATCATTGGGAGTTCCAGGTTCAGGAACAACAGCAGTAATGATGGGGGCTCTATTAATGTTAGGGATTCAACCTGGTCCAATGTTGTTTGTTCAACATCCAACAGTTGCTTGGGGATTAATTGCAAGTATGTTTGTTGGAAATATAGTTTTAGCAATAGTAAATATTCCTTTAGCTGGATTGTTAGTAAGAGTTTTATCTATTCCAGAAAAAGTGTTATACCCTCTTGTTTTAGGACTTGCTTTTGTAGGTACTTATGC
Proteins encoded in this region:
- a CDS encoding tripartite tricarboxylate transporter permease, with protein sequence MDTLGFLMQGMGVALQPMNLFWVTLGGVLGTIVGMLPGLGPATGVAILLPMTFSMGPESAMITMAGVYYGAMYGGSRSSILINTPGDGAAVAATFDGYPMAKNGKAESALAISAIASFFGGGIAIIFMVFCANAVAQFALEFGPSEYFMLMVFALVATAAMSRGNMVKGFISMIIGLMISTVGLDALSGVQRFTFGIMELQGGIDFLVVIIAIYALGEVFKSFKNVNKKKVKMQTKFGKIWITKEEWKRTKWPILRSAPLGFFIGALPGAGGTMASLMAYNNEKQLSKNPEDFGKGEIVGLAAPESANNAASVGAFIPMLSLGVPGSGTTAVMMGALLMLGIQPGPMLFVQHPTVAWGLIASMFVGNIVLAIVNIPLAGLLVRVLSIPEKVLYPLVLGLAFVGTYAIGNSIIDFFLLLVFALVGYVMDKENIPTSPLILAIIVGNMMEQSFRQAMVISNNNLGTFFRSKISVILFGLTIGSVLVSIYKTQKDKKKFQKLDEKN
- a CDS encoding tripartite tricarboxylate transporter TctB family protein — its product is MTGIISIVLGVLYLFGMMQIENAAIGHPHAPIYFPAALGIGMIILGIVQLIKDKKISVTQYTTDKTIPMILKTAGIIIIYALLFVPAGYVISTMVFMFMMLYLFNGKDKMKRTIITTIVFSILVYVVFSKLLGVYLPVMPFIYI
- a CDS encoding GntR family transcriptional regulator, yielding MLSGRKNISDYIYESIKEEFVSGGLEFGDKIVELDYCKKLNVSRTPLREAIKKLEIEGIVERSLNGRIKIMDMDEKRIREMAKIRMALEDIILENVGKSDKLDEAIKELKENLRFTKFQIASKNWKEARKLFGKYNDILYEYSELEFTIKILNSYTFILSKLRKKALTENQRVKEAYEEHVTMIELLEKRKIQEAKELNRSHLYSSKSAIIKYFNNKKKLKINNE
- a CDS encoding tripartite tricarboxylate transporter substrate binding protein, with product MGFKNVRNVLLVSAMVGLSAVSFGKMKRIDGYPKRPVEMVAPGGAGGGWDLTARTVSKVLKDEKIITVPTPVVNRPGGGGGVNLAYMQSKKGNGQMLSIYSPPLILTKLTGTSEYGYKNTTPIAGLIADYGAFVVAKDSKFTNITQVMDALKKDPKSVKVGGSSSAGSMDHIQFLLMAKAAGVKNLKEIDYVSFQESGVTQILGGHIDLFTTGLSEVKGLMASGNLIALASTADRTVNGVPSCKEQGIDATFVNWRGIFANPGVESNVVEYWTEAMKEMVKTKSWKEALVRNGWDDNFMVGEEFVSFLAKQEEDSKGILEEIGMLKN